The segment AAACCGCTACTGCACTTAAAGGGATTCGCTATTTGGTAAGTTTGTATCCTGCTATTATGTTCTTTATTGGGGTAGTAGCACTTTTGTTTTATGAGATTGATAGGAAGATAGAAATAAAAATGGAAGAAGAGCTTTTAGAAAGACGTAAACATTATAAATACGAATGAGAAGAAGAATTTAGTAGAAAAAAGCAGATTATGAATCAGTTGTGTTTTCTTTTTTCGCTCTTTTCAATATTTGTCTTTTTAGGCTGCCAGCAAATAAGGTATAACGAAATCTATACGAATCCTGTTATTCCAGGCTGTTATCCTGATCCTAGTATTTGTAGGGTTGGGGATGATTATTATACTGTTCATAGCTCTTTTGAGTATTTCCCAGGAGTTCCAATATTTCACAGTAGAGATTTGGTTCACTGGCGTCAAATTGGTTATTGTCTAACAAGAGAGAGCCAACTACCTCTTAAGAAAATGAGAACTTCTGGAGGAATATATGCTCCAACTCTCAGATATCACAATGGTTTATTCTATATGATTACCACCAATGTTGATGGAGGAGGTAATTTCTATGTGACAGCGAAGGATCCTCGTGGCCCTTGGTCCGATCCTGTATGGTTGGATAAAGGAGGATTTGATCCTTCTCTTTTCTTTGATGATGATGGGAAGGTTTATTATACTCGTCATGAAGGGGAAGCACACGGTTATATTGCTCAATGTTTGTTAGATTTAAAAGAGGGAAAACTTGAAGGAGAGATGAAAAAGATATGGGAAGGAACAGGAGATATTTGGCCAGAAGGTCCACATTTATATAAAATTAATGGAAAATATTATTTAATGATTGCTGAAGGGGGAACTAGTTACGGTCATATGATTACAATAGCTCGTTCTGAATCCCCTTGGGGCCCTTTTGAGCCAAATCCTAATAATCCAATTTTGACACATAAACATTTGAAAGATCATCCCTTCCAGGCTCTTGGACATGGAGACCTTGTTGAAACTCCTGATGGATGGTGGATTGTTTTTCTTGGAATTAGACCAAAAGGAGGTTACTATAATCATCTTGGGAGAGAAACTTTTCTTGCCCCAGTTAAGTGGACTAAAGACGGTTGGCCTATTGTTAATGAAGGAAAGCCAATTGAGGAGATAATGAAGGCACCAAGATTACCGAGATTTGAGGTTGAAGAAGAAGCGGTGAGGGATGACTTTGATAAAGAGGAATTTTCCCTTTGCTGGAACTTTTTAAGGAATCCTTATATAGAGAATTACTCTTTAACTGAAAGACCCGGTTATCTTCGTCTTTATGGATCAGAAATTACAATGGCAGATCAGGATT is part of the candidate division WOR-3 bacterium genome and harbors:
- a CDS encoding glycoside hydrolase family 43 protein — translated: MNQLCFLFSLFSIFVFLGCQQIRYNEIYTNPVIPGCYPDPSICRVGDDYYTVHSSFEYFPGVPIFHSRDLVHWRQIGYCLTRESQLPLKKMRTSGGIYAPTLRYHNGLFYMITTNVDGGGNFYVTAKDPRGPWSDPVWLDKGGFDPSLFFDDDGKVYYTRHEGEAHGYIAQCLLDLKEGKLEGEMKKIWEGTGDIWPEGPHLYKINGKYYLMIAEGGTSYGHMITIARSESPWGPFEPNPNNPILTHKHLKDHPFQALGHGDLVETPDGWWIVFLGIRPKGGYYNHLGRETFLAPVKWTKDGWPIVNEGKPIEEIMKAPRLPRFEVEEEAVRDDFDKEEFSLCWNFLRNPYIENYSLTERPGYLRLYGSEITMADQDSPTFLGRRQTAMECKVVTKLEFNPQKENEEAGLVIRGNEANRYELGITKRDGKRCVFLRKTVKGKLEEPIKYEGIGEGEVILSIEAKPLSYEFFYQVGDEEPKSLGTALTKYLSFEEVESFLFTGAYIGLYATGNGVKSTAPADFDWFDFIVYKK